In one window of Microplitis demolitor isolate Queensland-Clemson2020A chromosome 4, iyMicDemo2.1a, whole genome shotgun sequence DNA:
- the LOC103574668 gene encoding NADH-cytochrome b5 reductase 3 isoform X2 translates to MDTQTLAIVGAVGTIIIGVTIHYLIRKKKKAGILLEDPLKKYNLPLIEKEIISHDTRRFRFGLPSNQHVLGLPIGQHIHLSAEINGEIVIRAYTPVSSDDDRGFVDLVVKVYFKNVHPKFPEGGKMSQYLESMKIGDEIAFKGPSGRLVYQGKGTFAIRLLRKEPPTQYHVKKVVMIAGGTGITPMLQLIRAITKDPSDSTKVSLLFANQTEKDILLRDELEQVLKNHPDQFKLWYTIDSSSDDWKYSTGHINAEMIKAHMYPPADDTIVLMCGPPPMINFACTPNLDKLGYDSKLRFAY, encoded by the exons atggacacccag ACATTGGCAATTGTGGGAGCCGTAGGCACGATAATAATAGGAGTAACGATACATTATTTGAttcgtaagaaaaaaaaggcgGGAATTCTGCTAGAGGAtccgttaaaaaaatacaacctGCCGTTgattgaaaaagaaataataagtcaCGACACCAGGAGGTTCAGATTCGGGTTACCGAGTAATCAACACGTGCTTGGACTCCCTATCGGCCAGCATATCCATTTGTCTGCTGAAATAAACGGGGAAATAGTAATACGCGCTTACACTCCAGTTTCCAGCGACGACGACCGCGGGTTCGTCGATTTGGTTGTCAAG GTTTACTTCAAGAATGTGCACCCAAAGTTCCCAGAGGGGGGTAAGATGAGCCAGTATTTAGAGAGCATGAAAATTGGAGATGAAATTGCATTTAAAGGACCCTCTGGGAGACTAGTTTATCAAGGCAAAGGTACTTTCGCTATCAGGTTGTTGAGGAAGGAACCACCCACTCAGTATCATGTCAAAAAg gtTGTAATGATTGCTGGAGGTACTGGAATAACTCCAATGCTCCAGTTGATACGCGCCATCACGAAGGATCCTTCGGACTCGACCAAAGTTTCACTCTTGTTCGCAAATCAAACCGAAAAAGACATTTTGCTGCGCGATGAATTGGAGCAAGTGCTCAAAAATCATCCAGATCAATTCAAACTCTGGTACACCATCGACTCCAGCAGCGACGACTGGAAGTATTCGACTGGTCACATCAATGCCGAGATGATAAAAGCCCACATGTATCCTCCCGCAGACGACACAATCGTTCTAATGTGCGGCCCTCCGCCCATGATCAATTTCGCCTGCACTCCGAATCTCGACAAGTTGGGCTACGATTCAAAGTTACGATtcgcttattaa
- the LOC103574668 gene encoding NADH-cytochrome b5 reductase 3 isoform X1: MINTRTLAIVGAVGTIIIGVTIHYLIRKKKKAGILLEDPLKKYNLPLIEKEIISHDTRRFRFGLPSNQHVLGLPIGQHIHLSAEINGEIVIRAYTPVSSDDDRGFVDLVVKVYFKNVHPKFPEGGKMSQYLESMKIGDEIAFKGPSGRLVYQGKGTFAIRLLRKEPPTQYHVKKVVMIAGGTGITPMLQLIRAITKDPSDSTKVSLLFANQTEKDILLRDELEQVLKNHPDQFKLWYTIDSSSDDWKYSTGHINAEMIKAHMYPPADDTIVLMCGPPPMINFACTPNLDKLGYDSKLRFAY, translated from the exons atgataaatacacgt ACATTGGCAATTGTGGGAGCCGTAGGCACGATAATAATAGGAGTAACGATACATTATTTGAttcgtaagaaaaaaaaggcgGGAATTCTGCTAGAGGAtccgttaaaaaaatacaacctGCCGTTgattgaaaaagaaataataagtcaCGACACCAGGAGGTTCAGATTCGGGTTACCGAGTAATCAACACGTGCTTGGACTCCCTATCGGCCAGCATATCCATTTGTCTGCTGAAATAAACGGGGAAATAGTAATACGCGCTTACACTCCAGTTTCCAGCGACGACGACCGCGGGTTCGTCGATTTGGTTGTCAAG GTTTACTTCAAGAATGTGCACCCAAAGTTCCCAGAGGGGGGTAAGATGAGCCAGTATTTAGAGAGCATGAAAATTGGAGATGAAATTGCATTTAAAGGACCCTCTGGGAGACTAGTTTATCAAGGCAAAGGTACTTTCGCTATCAGGTTGTTGAGGAAGGAACCACCCACTCAGTATCATGTCAAAAAg gtTGTAATGATTGCTGGAGGTACTGGAATAACTCCAATGCTCCAGTTGATACGCGCCATCACGAAGGATCCTTCGGACTCGACCAAAGTTTCACTCTTGTTCGCAAATCAAACCGAAAAAGACATTTTGCTGCGCGATGAATTGGAGCAAGTGCTCAAAAATCATCCAGATCAATTCAAACTCTGGTACACCATCGACTCCAGCAGCGACGACTGGAAGTATTCGACTGGTCACATCAATGCCGAGATGATAAAAGCCCACATGTATCCTCCCGCAGACGACACAATCGTTCTAATGTGCGGCCCTCCGCCCATGATCAATTTCGCCTGCACTCCGAATCTCGACAAGTTGGGCTACGATTCAAAGTTACGATtcgcttattaa